The following are encoded in a window of Massilia sp. R2A-15 genomic DNA:
- the paaX gene encoding phenylacetic acid degradation operon negative regulatory protein PaaX, with protein MKQLTSTEWIAHFLASDPPRSKSLVMTIFGDAVAPHGGTVWLGSLIELLAPFGVNDRLLRTSVSRLAQDGWLVANRDRRRSSYSILPQALPRFERANRRIYAPLEVHWDGQWTLLLSAGGAIEAPLRAALRKELLWEGYAQMSPGVFGHPAGDAEALRDMLVRLGAEGKLFVCSARALPQVPGRPLPELVGEGWDLSEVIAGYQQFIDQFEPLLALKDSGLPPEQAFVIRTLLIHAYRRVQLHDPMLPVELLPDPWPGARAYELARTLYRAICGAAEEHVVAAMRREDPDAPLADAAFFQRFGGLD; from the coding sequence ATGAAACAACTGACCAGCACCGAATGGATCGCCCACTTCCTGGCCAGCGATCCGCCGCGCTCGAAGTCGCTGGTGATGACGATTTTCGGCGACGCCGTCGCGCCCCACGGCGGCACGGTGTGGCTGGGCAGCCTGATCGAGCTGCTGGCGCCGTTCGGCGTCAACGACCGGCTGCTGCGCACCAGCGTGTCGCGGCTGGCGCAGGACGGCTGGCTGGTGGCCAACCGCGACCGCCGCCGCAGTTCGTACTCAATCCTGCCGCAGGCGCTTCCGCGCTTCGAGCGCGCCAACCGCCGCATCTACGCGCCGCTGGAAGTGCACTGGGACGGCCAATGGACGCTGCTGCTGTCGGCCGGCGGCGCGATCGAGGCGCCGCTGCGCGCGGCGCTGCGCAAGGAGCTGCTGTGGGAAGGCTACGCGCAGATGTCGCCCGGCGTGTTCGGCCATCCGGCCGGCGACGCCGAGGCGCTGCGCGACATGCTGGTGCGCCTGGGCGCCGAGGGCAAGCTGTTTGTGTGCAGCGCGCGGGCGCTGCCGCAGGTGCCGGGCCGGCCGCTGCCGGAACTGGTGGGCGAAGGCTGGGACCTGTCGGAAGTGATCGCCGGCTACCAGCAGTTCATCGACCAGTTCGAGCCGCTGCTGGCGTTGAAGGATTCGGGGCTGCCGCCGGAGCAGGCGTTCGTGATCCGCACCCTGCTGATCCACGCGTACCGGCGCGTGCAGCTGCACGACCCGATGCTGCCGGTGGAGCTGCTGCCCGATCCGTGGCCGGGCGCGCGCGCCTACGAGCTGGCGCGCACGCTGTACCGGGCGATCTGCGGCGCGGCGGAAGAACACGTGGTGGCGGCGATGCGGCGCGAGGATCCGGATGCGCCGCTGGCGGACGCCGCCTTCTTCCAGCGCTTCGGCGGACTCGACTGA
- a CDS encoding DUF485 domain-containing protein translates to MHDDLVQKIVANPSYQKLVRIRTWFGWTLTALMLIVYYGFILLIAFDKELLAKRVGDGVLTWGIPVGLFVIVFTVVLTGIYVWRANKQFDDLTETIRREVL, encoded by the coding sequence ATGCACGACGACCTCGTACAGAAAATCGTTGCGAACCCGAGTTACCAGAAGCTGGTGCGGATTCGAACCTGGTTCGGCTGGACGCTCACCGCGCTGATGCTGATCGTGTACTACGGCTTCATCCTGCTGATCGCGTTCGACAAGGAGCTGCTGGCCAAAAGAGTCGGCGACGGCGTGCTGACCTGGGGCATTCCCGTCGGCCTGTTCGTCATCGTGTTCACCGTCGTCCTGACCGGCATTTACGTGTGGCGCGCCAACAAGCAGTTCGATGACCTGACCGAAACCATCCGCAGGGAGGTGCTATGA